The Bradyrhizobium sp. CCBAU 53351 genome segment AGCCTTCTGTCGATCGGCGCCTGCGTTGTCAACGATCCGGCAAAGACCTTCTCCTGCGAATTGAAGCCGATCAATCGCAATGCCGATCCGAAAGCCCTGCAGGTTTCCGGCCTGTCGCTGGATGAGCTTGCCAAGAACGGGCTCGAACCGGCGGAGGCGATGCGGGCCTTCGCGCAGTGGCTCGACGCGCTTGTTGAAAAAGACGGCTCGGTCGTCTTCGTCGGGCTCAACGCGCCGTTCGATTGGTCATTCGTAAATTATTATTTCCATCGGTTCACGGGCGATAATCCATTCGGGTTCACGGCTTTGGACATCAAGGCGCTTTTCATGGGTGCGACGGGGTGCGATTGGGCCGATACGCGATCGAGCAAAATGACGGAGCGCCTGTCGCCTCGGTTGAAGGGCGATCATCAGGCCCTGCATGATGCGCAGTATCAGGCCGAGTTATTCAGTCTCATTCGAACCAAGCTCTTGGGAAATCGGTAGAGCATGGCGGGAGACATGAAGCGACGCTCGCTCATTGTCGAAGGACCACTCGCATTCGCGATGCAACTTTTTGCAAAGCAACTACGTTTGATCGGTCGCTTTTCTATTAAAGGGGAACAATAGGTGGCATCAGTCGCGCGATATGTCGTTGAGCGGTCGCCGGACCAGGTCCGGCTCGCTTTCAAGAGCGTCCTCGAAATTTGCAAGGAAAGGAATATCTCCAGCGTGACGTTGGTGGTGCCGCAGAAGGGCGGCTTCGATCGGACCATCGTGGCCGAATTCCTCGGACCGAACGTCGTAAAGGCGCTCGTCAAGGGGCAACCCGTTCTGGTGGCGCAGGGCGTTCAGATGAAGTTGGAAAGTGCGCAGACCTCCCGGGGGAGTTGGTCAGATGGGCTGCTGATCGGCGGCCACATCTCGGACAAAGACATGAACAAGCTGGACGATGCGATCGGCGCGCAAGCGATCGTCTACCTTCCTTGGAACGATACCGACGGCAAAAACTGGCGAGCGACATGGGGAGCTCAGATCGTAGGAGCCACTACTGCACCGGCACCGACCGTTAGTTTGCCCGAGCCCGTGGAGGAGGCGCTGCAGAGCCTGACCCAAGCCGTCAATTTGGGTACGGGTCTCAATCATCCCTCAGACAAGAAACACGCAGAGCGCACAATCGCGCAGCTGCGTCAGGAAGGGCATTCGTTTGATCCAGTTGAGGTCCGCCGATGGGCTCAGCGGAACGGCTGGTCGTCAAGTGCGGCCGCAGACCTTGAAAAGGTAGCTCGCAAAGCATTCCGATAAGGTCAGTGTTGGATTCTAGTTTGGGATCCAGAGAAGGCAGCCGTTGAGAAGAATATATCGATGTCTCCTGCGCATTCGCCGTGATGGCGGACCTCAAGCGCGGCGAGCCGGATTGGAGCCTGCTGGGCGTCCCTGGCGCGGCGGACCTGCCGGCTATACGCTGGAAGCAGATCAATCTGGACAAACTGCCTGCCGAGCACAGGGCGAAGCTCGTCGCGCAAGTCGAGAAAGTCTTGCGCAACGCATGGGGTCGGAGGAGGAAACCCTCCATTTACCTGGCGGCCATGCGATGGCAACTTGTTCAGACGGCTTCTCCAGGGGAGACGCTGCCACCCAGCGAGGCCGGAGCGCGCCTCAGCTCAGTCGCCCATCGCGAGCCTCGCCGCGACCTGTCTCGTTGTCAGCATGAAATTTTTGAATCGTTGGCGCTGATCGATTCATTTATTTAATTGGACGGTCGATTCGGCGGCTGCGATTCTGGCGCATGTCCGAACTCACCGTGCAATATCTCGTGCTCGAGCGTCGCGATCCGGCCCGTAACATGGCGCGGTTCTATGTGCTCACGATTGAGCCGACGCTCTTTGGCGATACGGCATTGGTGCGCGAATGGGGCCGTCTCGGTGGGCGCGGTCGACGGCGACTCGATCTGTTCAAGCCGTCGAGGCTCTTGAGTCCTGGCTCAGGCGCAACGCCCGTCGCGGTTACGTCCAGCGGCACTTTCCGGGCTCGGAGCCGGCGTGCGACACGCCACAAGTCGGCTGATCTGGACAAAATGTCAGTGGAAGTATATCAAAGTAATCCGAGATCATACTCGACCATATTCCAAGAATTGCGAAAGTATTCCATAATTAATTATGCGAATTTAAATAGTGTCATGGTTTCAGTAGGAGAGATCAACCGAACTCCATAATAGAAATGCTCCATCAGTTGCTATTCAAGCGAGGCGTGGATCCGTGCGGCGCCAGATCGCCGGGAATGAGTGAAACAGATCGAGTCGACCGCGCTGTTGCCCACAAGCAGAGCATGTGTCATTCGACATGGTCACCGGCTCCCGCCATCCGGAACTGACCCCCCGCATTGCCTCACTAAAAATGTTACCGGACAACTTCTCTGCCGTGTCTGGGGCGGAGCTGCCGAATCAGTTCGGTGGCAGGTATGGCAGGGAAGATCAGCATGCGCGCAAAGCGCGAGATCAGATCAGCGGGTGGACCGAATGCTTTCCGCTTGTTGTGCGTGAAGCAGCTCTTGTGGTCGAAGCTCTCGAGCGCGCAGAACCTATTTCCCTGGCCCGTTCGGGGGCTCGATTTTGACAACGACAGCGCCTTCATGAACGACACGGTCGTGTCGTGGTGCCGTTCTCACGATGTCGAAGTCACTCGTTCCAGGGCCTACAAGAAGAACGATCAGGCATTCGTTGAAC includes the following:
- a CDS encoding 3'-5' exonuclease, which encodes MRRKTEVFVSVDVETAGPIPGEYSLLSIGACVVNDPAKTFSCELKPINRNADPKALQVSGLSLDELAKNGLEPAEAMRAFAQWLDALVEKDGSVVFVGLNAPFDWSFVNYYFHRFTGDNPFGFTALDIKALFMGATGCDWADTRSSKMTERLSPRLKGDHQALHDAQYQAELFSLIRTKLLGNR
- a CDS encoding WGR domain-containing protein, with amino-acid sequence MSELTVQYLVLERRDPARNMARFYVLTIEPTLFGDTALVREWGRLGGRGRRRLDLFKPSRLLSPGSGATPVAVTSSGTFRARSRRATRHKSADLDKMSVEVYQSNPRSYSTIFQELRKYSIINYANLNSVMVSVGEINRTP